One genomic segment of Clostridium saccharoperbutylacetonicum N1-4(HMT) includes these proteins:
- a CDS encoding aldo/keto reductase, whose product MVNVTLGRTKITVNRNGFGALPVQRVSDEEAIKLLRKAYDNGINFFDTARSYSDSEYKIGLALSDVREKIFIATKTPSITVEGFWSDLEKSLTLLKTDYIDIYQFHNPSFCPKPNDGTGLYEAMLEAKEQGKIRFIGITNHRLAVAMEAVDSGLYDTLQFPFSYLADKKEEDLVNLCKEKNIGYICMKALAGGLITRSDVAYAYLSQFSNTLPIWGIQRENELDEFISYIENPPVMTAEIKEYIEKERNELVGEFCRGCGYCMPCPVGIEINNCARMSLLLRRSPAKDHLSEKGQAKMKKIEECIECGNCKAHCPYGLDTPNLLKRNYEDYKTFL is encoded by the coding sequence ATGGTAAATGTTACATTGGGAAGAACAAAAATTACAGTGAATAGAAATGGGTTTGGAGCTCTTCCAGTTCAACGTGTTTCTGATGAGGAAGCAATTAAGTTATTAAGAAAGGCTTATGATAACGGTATTAATTTTTTTGATACTGCAAGAAGCTATAGTGATAGCGAATACAAAATAGGTCTAGCTTTAAGTGACGTAAGAGAAAAAATTTTTATTGCAACCAAAACTCCTTCAATAACTGTCGAAGGTTTTTGGAGTGATTTGGAGAAAAGCCTAACTTTGCTTAAAACAGATTATATAGATATATATCAATTTCATAATCCAAGTTTTTGCCCTAAACCAAATGATGGGACAGGGCTTTATGAAGCAATGCTTGAAGCAAAAGAACAAGGGAAAATTCGTTTTATAGGTATAACAAATCACAGGCTTGCTGTTGCTATGGAGGCTGTTGATTCTGGTCTTTATGATACTCTACAATTTCCATTTAGTTATTTGGCGGATAAAAAAGAAGAAGATTTAGTAAACTTATGTAAAGAAAAGAACATTGGATATATTTGCATGAAAGCATTGGCTGGAGGTCTTATAACAAGAAGTGATGTAGCTTATGCATATCTTTCTCAATTTTCTAATACTTTACCTATTTGGGGAATTCAAAGAGAAAATGAGCTTGATGAATTTATATCATATATAGAAAATCCACCTGTAATGACAGCAGAAATCAAAGAATATATTGAAAAAGAGAGAAATGAACTTGTCGGTGAATTTTGTCGCGGCTGTGGATATTGTATGCCATGTCCAGTAGGAATAGAAATTAACAATTGTGCAAGAATGTCCTTACTTCTTCGTAGATCCCCAGCTAAAGACCATCTTTCAGAAAAAGGTCAAGCTAAGATGAAAAAAATTGAAGAATGTATAGAGTGTGGAAATTGTAAAGCACATTGTCCTTATGGACTCGATACTCCTAACCTTTTAAAAAGGAACTATGAAGATTATAAAACCTTTTTATAG
- a CDS encoding MogA/MoaB family molybdenum cofactor biosynthesis protein, translating into MFRVAIITSSDSGYRGEREDKSGPVIRNIVEENRYEVVYTVLLPDEKDLISAEMKKICDENIADLILTTGGTGFSPRDCMPEATLAIGEKIVPGIPEAMRAYSMQFTKRAMLSRAAAVIRKSTLIINLPGSPKAVTECLEYIITELHHGLEILNEKTSNCARK; encoded by the coding sequence ATGTTTAGAGTAGCAATTATAACTTCAAGCGATAGTGGATATAGAGGAGAAAGAGAAGATAAAAGTGGACCAGTTATTAGAAATATAGTTGAAGAAAATCGATATGAAGTTGTTTATACAGTATTATTACCAGATGAAAAAGATCTTATAAGCGCAGAAATGAAAAAAATCTGTGATGAAAACATTGCAGATCTTATACTAACTACAGGTGGAACAGGGTTTTCACCAAGGGATTGTATGCCAGAGGCAACATTAGCAATAGGCGAAAAGATAGTTCCAGGCATACCTGAAGCTATGCGTGCTTATAGCATGCAGTTTACAAAAAGAGCTATGTTAAGCCGTGCAGCAGCTGTGATTCGTAAAAGTACATTAATCATAAATCTACCTGGAAGTCCAAAAGCGGTTACTGAGTGTCTTGAATATATTATTACAGAATTGCATCATGGTTTAGAAATATTAAATGAAAAAACATCAAATTGTGCGAGAAAATAA
- the glp gene encoding gephyrin-like molybdotransferase Glp translates to MLNIELEKAVELIVESVKETQATEEIELIDAAGRIIAEDIYAPMNNPPFDRSPLDGYALIAQDTKGASRENIKKLVVVDCIFAGGYSERELQRGEAIRIMTGAKIPKGANCVIRQENTDYGEDEVEIYEELREYDNYCFSGEDIKKQDLLIEKGQQLTYVHQGILSSMGVSKVKVKVTPKIGLIVTGDEIGIPGQKLMKGKIYDSNLHLIYSRLKELGIRPVIAEIIEDSPEKVGRRINEVINDMDLIITTGGVSVGQKDILHNVIQLIEANMIFWKVNLKPGTPAMYSLYKNKPILSLSGNPFAALTTFELLGRPLLAKLCGNKNLKPVHVNGIMEDEFNKPSSKRRFIRAYFNNGKVKFLENKHSSGMLASMVGCNCLIDVKKGTKKLSKGDKVDIIIL, encoded by the coding sequence ATGCTCAATATAGAACTTGAAAAAGCTGTAGAGTTAATTGTTGAGAGTGTTAAAGAAACTCAGGCAACTGAAGAAATTGAATTAATTGATGCAGCTGGAAGAATAATTGCTGAAGATATTTATGCGCCTATGAACAATCCACCTTTTGATAGATCGCCTTTAGATGGATATGCATTGATAGCTCAGGATACAAAGGGAGCTAGTAGAGAAAACATAAAAAAGTTAGTAGTTGTAGATTGTATATTTGCAGGTGGGTATAGTGAAAGAGAGCTTCAAAGAGGAGAAGCTATTAGAATTATGACAGGTGCTAAAATTCCCAAAGGAGCAAATTGTGTTATAAGACAAGAAAACACTGATTATGGTGAAGATGAAGTTGAAATTTACGAAGAGCTTCGTGAATATGATAACTATTGTTTTTCTGGTGAAGATATAAAGAAACAGGATTTATTAATAGAAAAAGGGCAACAGCTTACCTATGTTCATCAAGGAATACTATCAAGTATGGGTGTTTCAAAGGTTAAAGTTAAAGTTACCCCTAAGATAGGTTTAATTGTTACTGGAGATGAAATTGGAATACCAGGACAAAAATTAATGAAAGGTAAAATTTATGATAGCAATCTTCATTTAATATATTCTAGATTAAAGGAATTAGGAATAAGACCAGTTATTGCAGAAATTATTGAAGATAGTCCTGAAAAAGTTGGAAGAAGAATAAATGAAGTTATCAATGATATGGATTTGATAATAACTACAGGAGGTGTTTCTGTAGGGCAAAAAGATATTTTACATAATGTAATCCAATTAATAGAAGCAAATATGATTTTTTGGAAGGTTAATCTAAAACCAGGAACTCCGGCTATGTATTCATTATATAAAAATAAACCTATATTATCACTGTCAGGAAATCCTTTTGCAGCTCTTACAACTTTTGAACTTTTAGGAAGACCACTTTTAGCTAAATTATGTGGCAATAAAAATTTGAAGCCTGTTCATGTTAATGGAATTATGGAAGATGAATTTAATAAACCTAGTTCAAAAAGAAGGTTTATACGTGCTTATTTTAATAATGGAAAGGTTAAATTTCTTGAAAATAAACATTCATCAGGGATGCTTGCGTCTATGGTTGGGTGCAACTGTTTGATAGACGTTAAAAAAGGAACGAAAAAATTGAGTAAAGGTGATAAAGTTGATATTATTATATTATAG
- a CDS encoding molybdopterin-binding protein, whose protein sequence is MKKIATVDAVGHIICHDITRIIKDVVKDVAFKKGHTVREEDIPVLLSIGKEHLYVWEKNEGMLHENEAAEILYDLCKNENIKPSEVKEGKIELIADIDGLFRIDVDRLDKINELDEIMIATRHTNYPVKKGDKLAGTRVIPLVVEEAKLKRAQEIIGNNPLMELLPFREMKAGIVTTGSEVYHGRIKDTFTPVVIDKLKQYNITVCGHKIVNDESKMIVDAILELKRNGSDFIVCTGGMSVDPDDLTPSAVRDSGAKIISYGAPVLPGAMFLIGYFEDGTPIVGLPGCVMYAKATIFDLVLPRIAAGVKISKKDIARMGHGGLCLSCKVCTYPNCGFGKGV, encoded by the coding sequence ATGAAGAAAATAGCTACTGTTGATGCCGTAGGACACATAATTTGTCACGACATAACAAGAATAATAAAAGATGTAGTTAAGGATGTGGCTTTTAAAAAAGGGCATACAGTAAGAGAAGAAGATATTCCAGTATTACTATCTATAGGAAAAGAACATTTGTATGTTTGGGAAAAAAATGAAGGAATGCTTCATGAAAATGAAGCGGCAGAAATTTTATATGATTTGTGTAAAAATGAAAATATAAAGCCTTCAGAAGTTAAAGAAGGTAAGATTGAATTAATTGCTGATATAGATGGTTTATTTAGAATAGATGTAGATAGATTAGATAAAATAAATGAATTAGATGAAATTATGATTGCGACAAGACATACAAATTATCCAGTGAAAAAAGGAGATAAATTAGCTGGTACAAGAGTTATACCGTTAGTTGTTGAAGAAGCTAAGTTAAAGCGTGCTCAAGAAATTATCGGAAATAACCCTCTTATGGAATTATTACCATTTAGAGAAATGAAAGCAGGAATAGTTACAACAGGTAGCGAAGTTTATCATGGAAGAATTAAAGATACTTTTACGCCTGTAGTTATTGATAAACTTAAACAATATAATATTACTGTTTGCGGACATAAAATAGTTAATGATGAAAGTAAAATGATAGTTGATGCTATTTTAGAACTTAAGCGAAATGGTTCAGATTTTATTGTTTGTACTGGCGGAATGAGTGTAGACCCAGATGATTTAACACCAAGTGCAGTTAGAGATAGTGGCGCAAAAATTATTTCCTATGGTGCACCTGTTTTACCTGGAGCTATGTTCTTAATTGGTTATTTTGAAGATGGAACCCCTATTGTTGGCTTACCTGGTTGTGTAATGTATGCTAAAGCAACTATTTTTGATTTAGTATTACCAAGGATAGCAGCAGGAGTTAAGATATCAAAAAAAGATATAGCAAGAATGGGACATGGTGGATTATGTCTTAGCTGCAAAGTATGTACATATCCTAATTGTGGATTTGGAAAGGGTGTATAG
- the mobA gene encoding molybdenum cofactor guanylyltransferase: MNIGALILAGGKSRRMNGNNKAFLKFQNKSFIESIADRFAGFDNIYISVDEKEKYKHLSFTLIEDMYKDIGPIGGIYSALKSIEEKYIFVTACDMPKINREFINFVCDSLTEDIECIVTQDIKGRIYPLGGIYSKALLGKIEEMIKEEDYKLLNLIKRSNTKIISLSENNFSESILDNINDINDYNKLKVL; encoded by the coding sequence ATGAATATTGGAGCATTAATTCTTGCTGGTGGAAAAAGTAGGCGGATGAACGGCAATAATAAAGCTTTTCTAAAATTTCAAAATAAGAGTTTTATTGAAAGTATAGCAGATAGGTTTGCTGGCTTTGATAATATTTATATTTCTGTAGATGAAAAAGAGAAATATAAACATTTAAGCTTTACTTTAATTGAAGATATGTATAAGGATATAGGCCCAATAGGGGGAATATACTCAGCCTTAAAATCAATTGAGGAAAAATATATTTTTGTAACTGCATGTGATATGCCTAAGATAAATAGGGAATTCATAAACTTTGTTTGTGATTCACTAACAGAGGATATTGAATGTATTGTGACTCAAGATATAAAAGGTAGAATTTATCCTTTGGGTGGAATATATTCTAAAGCTTTGTTAGGTAAAATTGAAGAAATGATAAAGGAAGAGGATTATAAGCTTTTGAATTTAATTAAGCGCTCAAACACAAAAATTATATCTTTATCAGAAAACAATTTTAGTGAAAGTATTTTGGATAACATTAATGATATAAATGACTATAATAAACTAAAAGTCTTATAG
- a CDS encoding energy-coupling factor transporter transmembrane component T family protein: MIPEWLSEKDNYIPKEEKNLYIEKSIFSLIKIISIIRQNKSQDKLIYSINSALKIICTLLVIICISISRSITFLLIMDIYVLSNLFLMEKMARKRIFLRSLLFPIITLIALIPSMFYGNIYNSMLIFQKLILSILLMNLLAHNTKWSEMSKALKLIFIPDIFIWIMDITLKYIVLLGEFSINLLYALRLRAIGITSNKYNSLTGIIGSLFFKSYKMSEEMFHAMECRGFIGEYTTKVNLKLKKVDYIYLIINIFMICLFIYF; the protein is encoded by the coding sequence ATGATTCCAGAATGGCTTTCAGAAAAAGATAATTATATTCCCAAAGAAGAAAAAAACTTATATATAGAAAAAAGTATTTTTTCTTTAATCAAGATAATATCAATAATTAGGCAGAATAAAAGTCAAGATAAATTAATATATTCAATAAATTCAGCATTAAAAATCATATGTACTTTATTAGTTATAATTTGTATATCAATTTCAAGAAGTATTACATTTTTATTAATAATGGATATATATGTTTTAAGCAATTTATTTCTAATGGAAAAGATGGCAAGGAAGAGGATCTTTTTAAGAAGTTTATTATTTCCAATAATAACTTTAATTGCTTTGATTCCTTCTATGTTTTATGGAAACATATATAATAGTATGTTGATTTTTCAAAAATTAATTTTATCTATATTACTTATGAATTTATTAGCGCATAATACTAAATGGAGTGAGATGAGCAAAGCTCTAAAATTAATATTTATACCTGATATTTTCATATGGATTATGGATATAACCTTAAAATATATTGTACTTTTAGGCGAATTTTCAATTAACTTGTTGTATGCATTAAGACTTAGAGCAATTGGAATAACTTCTAATAAATACAATTCTCTTACTGGAATTATTGGAAGCTTATTTTTTAAGTCTTATAAAATGAGTGAAGAAATGTTTCATGCCATGGAATGCAGAGGCTTTATAGGAGAATATACAACAAAGGTAAATTTGAAATTAAAAAAAGTAGATTATATATATCTTATTATTAATATATTTATGATTTGTTTGTTTATCTATTTTTGA
- the moaA gene encoding GTP 3',8-cyclase MoaA, with product MFDNYNRKIDYIRISVTDRCNLRCIYCMPEKGIKCLESKEILSYEEIIHLCENFAKIGISKVKITGGEPLVRKDLALLIKGIKNIKGINNITLTTNGILLEEQIDALADAGIDAINVSIDSLDKNTYKNITRVGNVDKVIRGINKVLEYKDIAVKINCVPIEGFNEKGILDVIKLAQNKNIHIRFIELMPIGFGKKINGISEDKIKKMINGRYGELIPHNKSIGNGPSKYYTLDNFQGKIGFISAVNHKFCDTCNRVRLTSNGFLKACLQFNEGQDLKSIIRNGKSDDELMEVIRKVIYDKPKENRFLDLNSSEKFEENIMSQIGG from the coding sequence ATGTTTGATAATTATAATAGAAAAATTGATTATATAAGAATTTCAGTTACTGACAGATGTAATTTAAGATGCATTTATTGCATGCCAGAAAAAGGAATAAAGTGCTTGGAGTCTAAAGAGATATTATCTTATGAGGAAATAATTCATTTGTGTGAAAACTTTGCTAAAATTGGAATAAGTAAAGTTAAAATTACTGGAGGAGAACCTTTAGTAAGGAAGGATTTAGCATTGTTGATTAAAGGAATTAAAAACATAAAAGGTATTAATAATATTACATTAACTACTAATGGCATTTTGTTAGAAGAACAAATAGACGCATTGGCCGATGCAGGAATTGATGCAATTAATGTAAGTATAGATTCATTAGATAAAAATACATATAAAAATATTACACGTGTAGGGAATGTTGATAAGGTTATCAGAGGTATAAATAAAGTCCTAGAATATAAAGATATTGCAGTGAAAATAAATTGTGTTCCAATAGAAGGATTTAATGAAAAAGGAATTTTGGATGTAATTAAGTTAGCGCAAAATAAAAATATACATATTAGATTTATAGAATTAATGCCGATTGGATTTGGTAAAAAAATAAATGGAATTAGCGAAGATAAAATCAAGAAGATGATTAATGGGAGGTATGGAGAACTTATACCGCATAATAAATCTATAGGAAATGGACCTAGTAAATATTATACTTTAGATAATTTTCAAGGAAAGATAGGTTTTATCAGTGCAGTTAATCATAAGTTCTGTGATACGTGTAACCGAGTTAGGCTAACATCTAATGGATTTTTAAAAGCATGTCTTCAATTTAATGAAGGACAAGATCTTAAATCTATTATAAGAAATGGAAAAAGTGACGACGAACTTATGGAAGTAATTAGAAAAGTAATTTATGATAAGCCAAAAGAAAATAGATTTTTAGATTTAAATAGCAGTGAAAAGTTTGAAGAAAATATTATGTCTCAAATAGGTGGCTAA
- the cbiM gene encoding cobalt transporter CbiM, which produces MHIPDNYLSPTTCATLGVVMLPVWKRASHKVKAEITRKKMPLLGVAAAFSFLIMMFNVPLPGGTTGHAIGGALAAILLGPYSAVFAVTIALVIQALFFGDGGILAIGVNCFNMAFIMPFTAFYIFRLIKSLFKNEKGEYIGAFLAGYLSVNLAALFAAIEFGIQPLLFRDSAGLPLYSPYGLAISIPAMMIPHLLVVGILEGIITVGAYSYVKKASPEVIYEGTTKKINYLYIIIGILILATPLGLIATGTAWGEWGTDEIYKLLGFVPKGMENGFQFNSPISDYNFKFLNEHLSYILSALSGVILILLIFRLLAKIYFKTNIKENR; this is translated from the coding sequence ATGCATATACCAGATAATTATTTAAGTCCTACAACTTGTGCAACCTTGGGAGTAGTTATGTTGCCTGTTTGGAAAAGAGCAAGCCATAAGGTAAAAGCCGAAATAACAAGAAAGAAAATGCCACTTCTTGGAGTTGCAGCCGCCTTTTCTTTCTTAATAATGATGTTTAACGTACCCCTTCCAGGAGGAACTACAGGACATGCTATTGGAGGGGCACTTGCAGCTATTTTACTTGGACCATATTCTGCTGTTTTTGCAGTTACCATAGCCCTTGTAATTCAAGCGTTATTCTTTGGAGATGGAGGTATTTTAGCAATAGGCGTAAATTGCTTTAATATGGCCTTTATAATGCCATTTACAGCATTTTATATTTTCAGGCTTATAAAAAGTTTATTTAAGAATGAAAAGGGAGAATATATCGGAGCGTTTTTAGCTGGATACTTATCTGTAAATTTAGCAGCTTTATTTGCTGCAATTGAATTTGGGATTCAGCCATTACTTTTTAGGGATTCTGCAGGATTGCCTTTATATAGCCCATATGGCTTAGCAATTTCAATTCCTGCTATGATGATTCCTCATTTATTAGTAGTTGGAATTTTAGAAGGAATAATTACTGTTGGAGCATATAGCTATGTAAAAAAGGCTTCACCTGAGGTAATATATGAAGGCACAACAAAAAAGATAAATTATCTTTATATTATTATAGGAATTCTAATTTTAGCTACCCCTTTAGGGCTTATAGCTACTGGAACTGCATGGGGAGAATGGGGTACGGATGAAATTTACAAGCTTTTGGGGTTTGTACCAAAAGGAATGGAAAATGGATTTCAATTTAATTCTCCAATTTCAGATTACAACTTTAAATTTTTGAATGAACATTTAAGTTATATATTGTCAGCACTAAGTGGAGTAATATTAATTTTACTAATTTTTAGATTATTAGCGAAAATATATTTTAAAACAAATATTAAGGAGAATAGATGA
- a CDS encoding MOSC domain-containing protein: protein MGKIIAICISEKRGTEKKNIGECNIIEGFGLENDAHGGNWHRQVSLLSYNKVLDFNERGGAVEDGAFGENILVEGIDFKTLPIGTIFKCNEVVLELTQVGKECHAHCEIYKRVGDCIMPREGVFAKVIHGGKIKVGDELICLE, encoded by the coding sequence ATGGGGAAAATTATTGCTATATGTATAAGTGAAAAAAGGGGAACTGAAAAAAAGAATATTGGAGAATGCAATATTATAGAGGGGTTTGGTTTGGAAAATGATGCACATGGTGGAAACTGGCATAGACAGGTAAGCTTGTTGTCATATAATAAAGTGCTTGACTTTAATGAAAGAGGCGGAGCTGTAGAAGATGGGGCTTTTGGAGAAAATATATTAGTTGAGGGAATAGATTTTAAAACTTTACCAATTGGAACAATATTTAAATGTAATGAGGTTGTTTTAGAGCTTACACAAGTTGGGAAGGAATGTCATGCTCACTGCGAAATATATAAGCGAGTTGGGGATTGCATCATGCCTAGAGAAGGAGTTTTTGCAAAAGTAATTCATGGTGGAAAGATTAAAGTAGGAGATGAGTTAATATGTTTAGAGTAG
- the moaC gene encoding cyclic pyranopterin monophosphate synthase MoaC, whose product MENKFNHFDSKGNAIMVDVSEKNVTERTAIAKGKIYVNSEVMDAVLNQTVKKGDVLGVARIAGIMGVKRTSDLIPMCHPLMISKCSVDFDINKEKNYIEAICIVKVEGKTGVEMEALTGVNITLLTIYDMCKAIDKTMEISDIHLLKKTGGKSGDFLNEK is encoded by the coding sequence ATGGAAAATAAGTTTAATCATTTCGATTCAAAGGGAAATGCTATTATGGTGGATGTTTCAGAAAAAAATGTTACAGAAAGAACAGCTATAGCAAAAGGGAAGATTTATGTTAACAGTGAAGTGATGGATGCGGTTTTAAATCAAACAGTAAAAAAAGGTGATGTACTTGGAGTAGCAAGAATCGCTGGAATAATGGGAGTTAAAAGAACTTCAGATTTAATTCCAATGTGCCATCCACTTATGATTAGCAAGTGTTCAGTTGATTTTGATATAAATAAAGAAAAAAATTACATTGAAGCTATTTGTATTGTTAAAGTTGAAGGAAAAACTGGAGTTGAAATGGAAGCCTTAACTGGTGTTAATATTACACTTCTTACAATTTATGATATGTGTAAAGCTATAGATAAGACTATGGAGATTTCAGATATACATTTATTGAAGAAAACTGGTGGGAAAAGTGGAGACTTTTTAAATGAAAAATAA
- the mobB gene encoding molybdopterin-guanine dinucleotide biosynthesis protein B: MKNKPFIVAISGVKNSGKTTLVTKLITKLTTLGYKVATIKHDGHDFEGDVPGTDSFRHKEAGAYGTAVFSNSKFMIIKEQNSITEKELIKNFKEADFILLEGFKFSNYPKIEVVREEISRSYVCKKETIIAIATNLTCGFDGINTVDINDIEKIIEEIFNYMNIRIINNDSN, encoded by the coding sequence ATGAAAAATAAACCTTTTATAGTAGCAATAAGTGGCGTTAAAAATTCTGGAAAAACAACCTTAGTAACCAAGCTTATTACTAAGTTAACTACTTTAGGGTATAAGGTAGCAACAATAAAACATGATGGACATGATTTTGAAGGAGATGTACCAGGCACTGATTCTTTTAGGCATAAAGAAGCAGGAGCCTATGGAACTGCAGTATTTTCTAATTCAAAGTTTATGATAATCAAAGAGCAAAATAGTATTACAGAAAAAGAATTAATAAAGAATTTTAAAGAAGCAGACTTTATTTTATTAGAAGGATTTAAATTCTCAAATTACCCAAAGATAGAGGTTGTAAGAGAAGAAATTTCAAGAAGTTATGTCTGTAAGAAAGAAACAATAATTGCTATAGCAACAAATTTAACTTGTGGTTTTGATGGAATCAATACTGTTGATATTAATGATATAGAGAAAATTATTGAAGAGATATTTAACTATATGAATATTAGGATTATAAATAATGATTCCAATTAA
- a CDS encoding NAD(P)/FAD-dependent oxidoreductase, producing the protein MKYVVLGASASGVNGARELRNLDKEAEITLISKDDKIYSRCILHHYMEGIRDIKKLEFIEDDFINKNKINWIKGTEVTGIDVNEKKVIVSTGEEFQFDKLLIATGANTFFPPILNLKTAKNAIGFRNFDDCEKIMEMSKTRNNIVVMGAGLVGIDVISGLTHTGKNIALVEMKDHMLSIQLDKKAALAYEQGFEKKGVKQYYEKGIKELIVNEEGEITEILLTSGEKIPCDLLIVAAGVRSNVSFLEGSGIETDKFGLLINTFGQTNCEDIYGAGDVTGRNPIWPTAVKEGIIAANNMAGVKSEMTDFFASKSTMNFLGIPTMSLGINEPVDETYIVNIESDNKGNYKKIIHKNGKIYGAIIQGDLSYAGILTQLIKNQIDISKVKKTIFKIDYSDFFNIKDNFEFAYDNELNIK; encoded by the coding sequence ATGAAGTATGTTGTTTTAGGTGCTTCAGCATCAGGAGTTAATGGAGCTAGAGAGCTTAGGAATTTAGATAAAGAAGCTGAAATTACATTAATATCGAAAGATGATAAAATATACTCAAGATGTATACTTCATCATTATATGGAAGGAATTCGAGATATAAAAAAGCTTGAATTTATTGAAGATGATTTTATAAACAAGAATAAAATTAATTGGATAAAGGGAACTGAAGTTACTGGAATAGATGTAAATGAAAAAAAAGTTATAGTTTCAACTGGCGAAGAATTTCAGTTTGATAAGCTTCTTATTGCAACAGGTGCTAATACCTTCTTTCCACCTATACTAAATTTAAAAACTGCAAAAAATGCTATTGGTTTCCGTAATTTTGATGATTGTGAAAAAATCATGGAAATGTCAAAAACAAGGAATAATATTGTAGTAATGGGGGCGGGTCTTGTTGGAATAGATGTTATTTCTGGCTTGACACATACAGGTAAAAATATTGCTCTTGTTGAAATGAAAGATCATATGCTTTCAATACAGCTTGATAAAAAGGCAGCATTAGCTTATGAACAAGGTTTTGAAAAGAAGGGTGTAAAACAATATTATGAAAAAGGTATAAAAGAACTTATTGTTAATGAAGAAGGAGAAATTACTGAAATATTATTAACAAGTGGCGAAAAAATACCTTGTGATTTATTAATAGTTGCAGCAGGTGTTAGATCAAATGTTAGTTTTTTAGAAGGGTCAGGTATTGAAACAGATAAATTTGGATTACTGATAAATACTTTTGGGCAAACAAATTGTGAAGATATTTATGGCGCAGGCGATGTTACTGGAAGAAATCCTATTTGGCCGACAGCAGTAAAAGAAGGAATCATTGCTGCAAATAATATGGCAGGAGTTAAAAGTGAGATGACAGACTTCTTTGCTAGTAAATCAACTATGAACTTTCTAGGAATTCCAACAATGTCACTTGGAATTAATGAACCAGTAGATGAAACTTACATAGTAAACATTGAAAGTGATAATAAGGGAAATTATAAGAAGATTATACATAAGAATGGCAAGATTTATGGAGCAATAATTCAAGGCGATTTATCTTATGCTGGGATTTTAACTCAATTAATTAAGAATCAAATTGATATTTCAAAGGTAAAAAAAACAATATTTAAAATCGATTATTCAGACTTTTTTAACATCAAAGATAATTTTGAATTTGCATATGACAATGAACTTAATATAAAATAA